The Campylobacter concisus genome has a window encoding:
- a CDS encoding M23 family metallopeptidase: KDDKLGINLLSKENMDEFISSFNESKSLTRVDSGMWEDGDEEVLVKVEMSNEIVFPLKIKPLNNRGMEYDRTLMLGDKGESQAIFGRNRNNGKRQHAARDLYTDMPFKKNVDIKTFKSDVEIVSIADGEVIKTGNFYCKTDHITIQYDTVEFGSFIIRYGEVDPSRVKVKAGDMVRKGQVIRIFWTND; encoded by the coding sequence ATAAAGATGATAAGCTTGGTATAAATTTATTAAGTAAAGAGAATATGGATGAATTTATTAGCTCTTTTAATGAATCAAAGAGTTTAACTAGAGTAGATAGTGGTATGTGGGAAGATGGGGATGAGGAAGTCTTAGTAAAAGTGGAGATGAGCAATGAGATAGTTTTTCCACTAAAAATCAAGCCTTTAAATAATAGAGGTATGGAATATGACCGGACGCTTATGTTGGGAGACAAGGGCGAGAGCCAAGCAATATTTGGCAGAAATAGAAACAATGGCAAAAGACAACACGCCGCAAGAGATCTATATACAGATATGCCTTTTAAAAAGAATGTAGACATAAAAACATTTAAGTCAGATGTAGAGATAGTATCTATAGCTGATGGCGAAGTAATAAAGACTGGTAATTTTTACTGTAAAACCGATCACATAACGATACAATACGACACAGTAGAATTTGGTAGCTTTATAATAAGATATGGCGAGGTTGATCCTTCAAGAGTAAAAGTAAAAGCGGGTGATATGGTGCGAAAAGGTCAGGTTATTAGGATATTCTGGACTAATGATTGA
- a CDS encoding 3'-5' exonuclease, translating to MAKSYICVFDCETIPDANLIRKIYGIDGSDEDVSVQAMALQKEASGSDFLPVMFHRVVAISAVMADEYGKFLKVSTMEGKDEREIIAKFLKFINDYNPRLVSFNGRGFDLPMLMVRAMRYNLNAAAYYESENKELNKNKWENYRARYSPKFHLDLLDFISDFGSVRGLKLDTLCASLNLPGKYDVHGDQVLELYYAGELDKINEYCESDVLNTYWLFLKFELLQANILQDDYINHLNVMSEFLTKNCAHRGYSEVFCSAISDELARLNGKLDYEIKIQKEDDEEFDDLSDLDGVKDTPEQLNERLARQGLDGLLKKASEVTPATKKDKSFIEEKLPEINLDEE from the coding sequence ATGGCGAAAAGTTACATCTGTGTCTTTGACTGCGAGACGATACCTGATGCAAATTTGATAAGAAAAATTTATGGCATTGATGGGAGCGATGAAGATGTGAGCGTGCAAGCGATGGCCTTGCAAAAAGAGGCCAGTGGTAGTGATTTTTTGCCTGTGATGTTTCATAGAGTGGTCGCGATCTCTGCGGTAATGGCTGATGAGTACGGTAAATTTTTAAAAGTTAGCACGATGGAGGGCAAGGATGAGCGCGAGATCATCGCTAAATTTTTAAAATTTATAAATGACTATAACCCAAGGCTTGTTAGCTTTAACGGCCGTGGCTTTGACCTACCGATGCTAATGGTGCGTGCGATGCGCTACAATCTAAATGCAGCGGCGTATTACGAGAGCGAAAACAAAGAGCTAAATAAAAATAAATGGGAAAATTATAGGGCAAGGTATTCGCCTAAATTTCACCTTGATCTGCTTGATTTTATAAGCGATTTTGGAAGCGTAAGAGGACTAAAGCTTGACACACTTTGCGCTAGTTTAAATTTACCTGGCAAGTACGACGTGCACGGCGATCAGGTGCTTGAGCTATACTATGCAGGCGAGCTTGATAAGATAAATGAATACTGCGAAAGCGACGTGCTTAACACCTACTGGCTCTTTTTGAAATTTGAGCTTTTGCAGGCAAATATCTTGCAAGATGACTACATAAATCACCTAAATGTGATGAGTGAATTTCTAACCAAAAACTGCGCTCACAGGGGATATAGCGAGGTCTTTTGCTCTGCGATAAGCGACGAGTTAGCAAGGCTTAATGGCAAGCTTGATTACGAGATAAAGATCCAAAAAGAAGACGATGAAGAATTTGACGATTTAAGCGATCTTGATGGTGTGAAAGATACGCCAGAGCAGCTAAATGAGCGTTTGGCAAGACAAGGGCTTGATGGGCTTTTAAAAAAAGCGAGCGAAGTTACACCAGCTACCAAAAAAGATAAGAGTTTTATAGAAGAAAAACTACCTGAAATAAATTTGGACGAAGAGTAA
- the waaC gene encoding lipopolysaccharide heptosyltransferase I has protein sequence MQNKNQLKIAIVKLSALGDIVHAAIVLQFIKKHYPNAHITWLVDARFASLLKDHPLIDELVVLPLKESFKKSYKIIKTLGKFDKVIDLQGLFKSAVVAKIICKQTYGFSRESIKEKIAARLYRHKFKIDYNENIIIRNLALVAFALNFSFEASEILEKAPCFEVSEIYKNESGKKRVLIAAFASEESKIYNKFKDVIRLLDGCEIYLCYGSESEKVRAEAIISGTSAKLLEKLSIKEMISFITSCDLVIGNDSGLTHLAWAVNRPSITLFGNRPSHRNAYITDKNLVIDMGKQIDARSIDKNDFCIKEIYPETVANFAKRLLHG, from the coding sequence ATGCAAAATAAAAATCAACTAAAAATAGCCATCGTCAAACTCTCCGCTCTTGGGGATATCGTGCATGCAGCTATTGTGCTTCAGTTTATCAAAAAGCACTATCCAAATGCTCATATCACGTGGCTAGTTGATGCTCGTTTCGCAAGCCTTTTAAAAGATCATCCGCTTATCGACGAGCTAGTCGTTTTACCACTTAAAGAGAGCTTTAAAAAGAGCTACAAGATCATAAAAACGCTTGGTAAATTTGACAAAGTGATCGATCTGCAAGGACTTTTTAAATCAGCTGTCGTCGCAAAAATAATATGCAAGCAAACTTATGGCTTTAGTAGAGAAAGTATCAAAGAAAAGATCGCAGCTAGGCTTTATAGACATAAATTTAAAATTGATTACAACGAAAATATAATCATTAGAAATTTGGCACTTGTGGCTTTCGCTCTAAATTTTAGCTTTGAAGCAAGTGAAATTTTAGAAAAAGCACCTTGCTTTGAAGTAAGTGAAATTTATAAAAATGAAAGTGGTAAAAAACGCGTTTTAATCGCTGCCTTTGCAAGCGAAGAGAGCAAAATTTATAACAAATTTAAAGATGTGATTAGGCTACTTGATGGATGTGAAATTTACCTTTGCTACGGAAGTGAGAGCGAGAAAGTAAGGGCTGAGGCGATCATCTCAGGCACCTCAGCAAAGCTACTTGAAAAACTTAGCATAAAAGAGATGATAAGCTTCATTACAAGCTGTGATTTAGTAATTGGCAACGATAGTGGCCTAACGCACCTTGCTTGGGCTGTAAATAGGCCTTCTATCACACTTTTTGGCAACCGTCCAAGCCACAGAAATGCTTACATCACGGATAAAAATTTAGTTATAGATATGGGCAAGCAAATAGACGCGAGAAGTATCGATAAAAACGACTTTTGTATAAAAGAAATTTACCCAGAAACAGTTGCAAATTTTGCAAAAAGGCTACTTCATGGATAA
- a CDS encoding lipid A biosynthesis lauroyl acyltransferase: MDKLYLAGFYTLKFFIFLLPHSLQNLLAKFLAFAFMKLKKKRFHIVMTNLDLAFGESKTKEEKLEIAKKCYYNFAKYLGINFILNQNTTKQKILDQVVFKNEHFLLDAMKSGRPIIVTTAHFGQWEIFGLAVAAHFGPSSVLGRRLDSSVMDKILRANRSQFDVELIDKDGGAKDILKALKARRIVGILVDQNTAPKDGIKVKFFDKDVLHTPAASVLAQKTNALIINAFIYQKDENISEICFSPAIDINKFDKEEAVQKVTQMQCSACEEMVRARPEEYFWFHQRFKRFYKNEYKC, translated from the coding sequence ATGGATAAGCTATATCTAGCTGGCTTTTACACCTTGAAATTTTTTATATTTTTACTGCCTCACTCACTTCAAAATTTGCTTGCAAAATTTTTAGCTTTTGCGTTTATGAAACTTAAAAAAAAGAGATTTCATATCGTTATGACAAATTTAGATCTTGCGTTTGGCGAGTCAAAAACTAAAGAAGAGAAGCTAGAAATCGCAAAAAAATGCTACTACAACTTTGCAAAATATCTTGGTATAAATTTCATCCTAAATCAAAACACGACAAAGCAAAAGATACTTGATCAAGTTGTTTTTAAAAATGAGCATTTTTTACTTGATGCGATGAAGTCTGGCAGGCCTATCATAGTTACAACTGCGCATTTTGGGCAGTGGGAGATATTTGGCCTAGCAGTTGCAGCTCATTTTGGACCGTCTTCAGTGCTTGGCAGAAGGCTTGATAGCAGCGTCATGGATAAAATTTTAAGAGCAAATAGATCGCAGTTTGACGTGGAGCTCATTGACAAAGATGGCGGCGCAAAAGACATCTTAAAAGCGCTAAAAGCTAGGCGAATAGTGGGAATTTTAGTCGATCAAAATACCGCTCCAAAAGATGGCATAAAGGTGAAATTTTTTGACAAAGATGTACTTCACACACCAGCTGCGAGCGTGCTAGCTCAAAAAACAAACGCCCTAATAATTAATGCATTTATCTATCAAAAAGATGAAAATATAAGTGAAATTTGCTTTTCGCCAGCCATTGATATAAATAAATTTGACAAAGAAGAGGCGGTGCAAAAAGTAACGCAAATGCAGTGTAGCGCGTGCGAAGAGATGGTTAGAGCAAGGCCTGAGGAGTACTTTTGGTTTCACCAAAGGTTTAAGAGATTTTACAAAAATGAATATAAATGCTAA
- a CDS encoding glycosyltransferase family 2 protein, protein MLSVVILTFNSQKYLQEVLESTNFADEVIVVDSGSSDGTKQICQNFSNVKFYEQAWLGFGAQKQKGVDLAKNEWIFVLDSDEVITDELKNEIIDTLKEPKFMAYNVARLNFFFGKAIKNMGLYPDYTVRLFNKNFAKFDGRAVHEKVILNDDSQKLGTLKNHFLHYAYESIEQFIAKQNRYSSMGAKKNLFKALTSPAWTFFKLYVLKGGFKEGFAGYVIARLYAQYTFWKYIK, encoded by the coding sequence ATGCTAAGTGTCGTCATCTTAACTTTTAACAGCCAAAAATATCTGCAAGAAGTGCTAGAAAGTACAAATTTTGCAGATGAGGTCATTGTGGTTGATAGTGGCTCAAGCGATGGCACAAAGCAAATTTGTCAAAATTTTAGTAATGTTAAATTCTACGAGCAAGCATGGCTTGGATTTGGCGCACAAAAGCAAAAGGGAGTGGATCTAGCTAAAAATGAGTGGATCTTTGTGCTTGACAGCGACGAGGTGATCACTGATGAACTTAAAAACGAGATCATAGATACGCTAAAAGAGCCAAAATTTATGGCTTACAACGTAGCTAGGCTAAATTTTTTCTTTGGTAAAGCGATCAAAAATATGGGGCTCTATCCAGACTACACAGTGAGGCTTTTTAACAAAAATTTTGCCAAATTTGATGGCAGAGCCGTGCATGAAAAGGTCATTTTAAATGATGACTCACAAAAGCTTGGAACGCTTAAAAATCACTTCTTGCATTACGCATATGAGAGCATCGAGCAGTTTATCGCTAAGCAAAATCGCTACTCAAGCATGGGCGCAAAAAAGAATTTATTTAAAGCTCTAACAAGCCCAGCGTGGACATTTTTTAAGCTTTATGTGCTAAAAGGCGGCTTTAAAGAGGGCTTTGCGGGCTATGTTATCGCTAGACTTTACGCTCAGTACACATTTTGGAAATATATAAAATGA
- the rfaQ gene encoding putative lipopolysaccharide heptosyltransferase III produces MKILVIKFRNIGDVLLTTPLIENLHHYYPDATINFALNKGTEAMIEGNPYINKIHIYDRQSANSGFFKKLITEIKFIKAIKKEKYDMAVQTTTGDRGIIISKYAKIKKIVGFLGKNQSINKLLNVKAKYYENFSHTIDHNLNALRALGFEPVSKKVSVFSDESVEHLNLPKRFVHMHLTSRWMFKCANDESMAELIDYCENELDVKVVLTSDNKENELEKLASVLKICKSEPINLGGKLNLKQTIALSKCSSLFIGVDTAIMHIAAANDVPVIAFFGPSNAFEWGPWDNSLMENGYTAQNGIQNMGKHIVYQKDWDFVPCDKEGIAKHGIEKTLMDFSDEMPKIKAKIKEILG; encoded by the coding sequence ATGAAAATACTTGTAATTAAATTTAGAAATATCGGCGACGTACTTTTAACCACGCCACTCATTGAAAATTTGCACCACTACTACCCAGACGCAACCATCAACTTTGCCCTAAACAAAGGCACAGAAGCGATGATAGAAGGAAATCCTTACATAAACAAAATCCACATTTACGATAGACAAAGTGCAAATTCTGGCTTTTTTAAAAAACTAATTACTGAGATAAAATTTATAAAAGCCATCAAAAAAGAAAAATACGATATGGCCGTACAAACAACCACAGGGGATCGCGGCATCATCATCTCAAAATACGCAAAGATCAAAAAAATAGTAGGCTTTCTTGGCAAAAATCAATCAATAAATAAACTTCTAAACGTCAAAGCGAAATACTATGAAAATTTTTCACATACGATCGATCATAATCTAAACGCTTTAAGAGCTTTGGGGTTTGAACCGGTTAGCAAAAAGGTGAGCGTATTTTCAGACGAGAGCGTGGAGCATCTAAATTTACCAAAACGCTTTGTACATATGCATCTTACAAGTCGCTGGATGTTTAAATGCGCAAACGATGAGAGCATGGCAGAGCTCATTGACTACTGCGAAAATGAGCTTGACGTAAAGGTCGTGCTAACAAGCGACAATAAAGAAAATGAGCTAGAAAAGCTAGCAAGCGTACTAAAAATTTGCAAGAGTGAGCCCATAAATTTAGGCGGCAAGCTAAATTTGAAACAAACGATCGCCCTATCAAAGTGCTCAAGCCTTTTTATCGGAGTGGATACAGCTATCATGCACATCGCTGCGGCAAATGACGTGCCTGTGATCGCTTTTTTTGGTCCAAGCAATGCTTTTGAGTGGGGGCCTTGGGATAACTCACTCATGGAAAATGGCTACACAGCGCAAAATGGCATCCAAAATATGGGCAAACACATCGTCTATCAAAAAGACTGGGACTTTGTACCTTGCGATAAAGAAGGTATAGCAAAGCATGGCATAGAAAAGACCTTGATGGATTTTAGCGACGAAATGCCAAAAATAAAAGCCAAAATAAAAGAAATTTTAGGATAG
- a CDS encoding glycosyltransferase family 4 protein, with product MNILHTQTLFNWGGEQNKTLNEMRFMREMGHNVILFCNPNSQIESIAKEEGFSVIVQEMNKKNFHKSVPALCEAISSNKIDALITHGSTDSWVGAVAGLFYRSKGVKFYKERHNLFPIKGFLSKLMHKRLFDKILYISDSVKEYLLSIGVSKDRLVFMPSTVDVEAIDATKSTFRDEFNISQDELVIGTFTSLYRKKGVFDFASAAKEILKSKDATIVFSGNISDSTKEQIASMFDQKDKIIFTGFRNDAANIIKSFDIYVFASHSEGLGTVLLEAMSSKVPVVVYDNAPMNVLVKDRERGLCAKNLDEISLKECILELINEPEKAKIYSQNAFKFVDENFSHKALKEAIKNLLEQK from the coding sequence ATGAATATTCTTCACACGCAGACACTTTTTAACTGGGGTGGCGAGCAAAATAAGACGCTAAACGAGATGCGTTTTATGCGCGAGATGGGTCATAATGTCATACTTTTTTGCAACCCAAACTCTCAGATAGAAAGCATTGCAAAAGAAGAAGGCTTTAGTGTTATAGTACAAGAGATGAATAAGAAAAATTTTCATAAAAGCGTGCCAGCACTTTGCGAAGCGATAAGCTCAAACAAGATAGATGCCTTGATCACGCATGGCTCGACTGATAGCTGGGTTGGAGCCGTTGCTGGACTATTTTACCGAAGCAAAGGCGTTAAATTTTACAAGGAAAGGCATAATCTTTTTCCTATAAAAGGCTTTCTCTCAAAACTCATGCACAAAAGACTATTTGATAAAATTTTATACATCTCAGATAGTGTCAAAGAGTACCTGCTAAGCATCGGCGTTAGCAAAGATAGGCTAGTTTTTATGCCGAGTACGGTCGATGTGGAGGCGATAGATGCCACAAAAAGCACATTTAGAGATGAGTTTAATATATCTCAAGATGAACTAGTTATCGGTACTTTCACCTCTCTTTACCGCAAAAAAGGCGTCTTTGACTTTGCAAGTGCCGCAAAAGAAATTTTAAAGTCAAAGGATGCGACTATTGTATTTTCTGGCAACATTAGTGACAGCACAAAAGAGCAGATCGCCTCTATGTTTGATCAAAAAGATAAGATTATCTTCACTGGCTTTAGAAATGACGCAGCAAATATTATAAAAAGTTTTGATATCTACGTCTTTGCATCGCACTCTGAGGGGCTTGGTACAGTTTTACTTGAAGCGATGAGCTCAAAAGTGCCAGTCGTTGTCTATGACAACGCGCCGATGAACGTACTAGTTAAAGATAGAGAGCGTGGGCTTTGTGCTAAAAATTTAGATGAAATTTCACTAAAAGAGTGCATTTTGGAGCTGATAAATGAGCCTGAAAAAGCTAAAATTTACTCTCAAAATGCCTTTAAATTTGTGGATGAAAACTTTAGCCATAAAGCGCTAAAAGAAGCTATTAAAAATTTACTGGAGCAAAAATGA
- a CDS encoding polysaccharide deacetylase family protein, which translates to MNYPVCVLTMHHCNNNENDFAIKPELFKKALLMALNEGYKFINYNRFKDIASGRAKASRKSILLTFDDGYFDNYKFAFPILKELKIPAVCFLITDKIKDFKRQDYDFAFKKHKEIDYEKDAEYFLNLDEIRQMQESGLFEFDSHTASHFSCKSNDETKLREEFSSSLAKIKELFPEKKEFGFCFPKGHFNELSLKVVREYYDFAFSVIDGGFCAGDDKFKIRRIDISNNAKSESDYIFRIKKKLFIYSTPVLGNLYSNFRNRGYK; encoded by the coding sequence ATGAACTACCCAGTTTGCGTGCTAACGATGCACCACTGTAATAACAATGAAAATGACTTTGCCATTAAACCAGAGCTATTTAAAAAGGCGCTTTTGATGGCGTTAAATGAGGGCTATAAATTTATAAACTACAACCGGTTTAAAGATATAGCTAGTGGCCGAGCAAAAGCCTCAAGAAAGAGCATTTTACTAACTTTTGATGACGGATATTTTGATAATTATAAATTTGCATTTCCTATCCTAAAAGAGCTAAAAATTCCAGCTGTTTGCTTTTTGATAACAGATAAGATCAAGGATTTTAAAAGACAAGATTACGACTTTGCATTTAAAAAACATAAAGAAATAGACTACGAAAAAGATGCAGAGTATTTTTTAAATTTAGACGAGATTAGGCAGATGCAAGAGAGCGGGCTTTTTGAGTTTGATAGCCATACAGCGAGCCACTTTTCTTGCAAAAGTAACGATGAAACAAAGTTAAGAGAGGAATTTTCAAGCTCGCTAGCCAAGATAAAAGAGCTATTTCCTGAAAAAAAAGAATTTGGCTTTTGCTTTCCAAAAGGGCACTTTAACGAGCTTTCACTAAAAGTTGTGAGAGAGTATTATGACTTTGCCTTTAGTGTGATAGATGGTGGATTTTGCGCAGGAGATGATAAATTTAAGATAAGACGTATCGATATATCAAACAATGCAAAGAGCGAGAGTGACTACATTTTTAGGATCAAAAAGAAGCTTTTTATCTATTCTACACCAGTGCTAGGAAATTTGTATTCAAATTTTAGAAATAGAGGATATAAATAA